A section of the Marinoscillum sp. 108 genome encodes:
- a CDS encoding glycoside hydrolase family 88 protein, whose product MIRKTLGIVCVVLISYGCHLKQKEVFDVDESLQYCVEQADQTISQIPDDEKSLPRNIAPESKEWNYVTYQDWTSGFWPGTLWYLYEYSQEPNLKEVADQFTQYLRPLSEKPATDHDLGFQVFNSFGNGYRLTGNAEYKKVILRTADTLATLYNPAVGTILSWPRPVPNMEWPNHNTIMDNMINLELLFWASKNGGDSSLYQIAVAHAETTMANHFRPDFTSYHVVVYDRETGERIKGVTHQGYSDESMWARGQAWAIYGYTMVYRETKDPKFLDFAQKVTRPYLDNLPEDFIPYWDFQAPNIPDEPRDASAAAVVASALLELAEYSDKALAKEYRDKAIAMLEELSSPRYCPEDGNPAFLRHSTGHYPNGSEIDYSIIYADYYYIEGLTRLKRIREGKKPV is encoded by the coding sequence ATGATTAGAAAGACATTGGGTATAGTTTGTGTTGTTTTGATCTCCTATGGATGTCACCTAAAGCAAAAAGAGGTCTTTGATGTAGATGAAAGCCTTCAGTATTGTGTAGAGCAGGCAGATCAAACCATCAGCCAAATTCCGGATGACGAGAAATCGCTCCCAAGAAACATTGCGCCGGAAAGCAAAGAATGGAACTATGTGACCTATCAGGATTGGACGAGTGGCTTTTGGCCCGGGACTTTGTGGTATCTGTATGAGTACAGTCAGGAACCCAACCTGAAAGAAGTGGCCGATCAATTCACGCAATACCTCAGGCCTCTGTCTGAAAAGCCAGCCACCGATCATGATTTGGGGTTTCAGGTGTTCAATAGCTTTGGCAATGGATACAGACTGACGGGTAATGCCGAATACAAAAAAGTGATCTTGAGAACTGCGGATACTTTAGCTACGCTTTATAACCCAGCCGTTGGTACCATTCTTTCGTGGCCCCGTCCAGTTCCCAATATGGAGTGGCCAAATCACAATACAATCATGGACAACATGATCAATCTGGAACTCTTGTTCTGGGCATCAAAAAATGGTGGAGACAGTTCGCTTTATCAGATCGCGGTAGCCCATGCTGAAACCACCATGGCGAATCACTTCCGTCCCGACTTCACTTCTTACCATGTGGTGGTATATGATCGGGAGACAGGCGAAAGAATCAAAGGCGTGACACATCAGGGGTATAGTGACGAAAGCATGTGGGCCAGGGGTCAGGCCTGGGCCATCTACGGATACACCATGGTTTATCGCGAGACGAAAGACCCTAAATTTTTAGACTTTGCTCAAAAAGTAACGAGACCATATCTGGATAATCTGCCGGAAGATTTCATTCCTTATTGGGATTTTCAGGCACCGAATATCCCCGACGAGCCCAGAGACGCATCGGCAGCCGCGGTGGTGGCCTCTGCTCTGCTGGAGTTGGCAGAATATTCGGATAAAGCATTAGCAAAAGAGTACCGGGATAAGGCCATCGCCATGCTGGAGGAACTTTCCTCTCCCAGGTACTGCCCGGAAGATGGCAACCCGGCATTTTTAAGGCATTCCACGGGGCACTACCCCAATGGCAGCGAAATCGATTATTCCATCATCTATGCAGATTACTATTACATAGAGGGGCTTACCAGACTCAAGCGAATCAGGGAGGGAAAGAAACCGGTTTAA
- a CDS encoding ROK family protein, producing the protein MTDQTLWGMDMGGTKIEGVVLDNARDKNVLFRERVPTGAHKGYQHVLSQIDKLYQSMAAHTGHTPSRLGMGTPGTLTREGLMKNCNATVMNGMRVKKDLEALLGTELIMANDANCFALAEAKMGVVNKELPNAKVVFGVILGTGVGGGVVVNGQVINGHHGIGGEWGHNELPGFQGRQCFCGKSGDNESILSGPALEWYYESRTGVKKPLKDIVCDARAGVDSIAVDTLHRLMQGFGKAVSLVINILDPDVIVIGGGVGNVDELYTEGKAAIAQYVFNNEFNAPVLKPSLGDSAGVFGAALLVNN; encoded by the coding sequence ATGACGGATCAGACACTTTGGGGGATGGACATGGGCGGCACCAAGATAGAGGGTGTGGTACTGGACAATGCCCGGGATAAGAACGTGCTTTTCCGTGAACGGGTACCTACCGGGGCCCATAAGGGATATCAGCATGTATTGTCACAGATTGACAAACTCTATCAGTCGATGGCAGCTCACACTGGTCATACACCATCCAGGCTCGGTATGGGCACCCCCGGAACATTGACCCGGGAGGGATTGATGAAAAACTGCAACGCCACCGTGATGAATGGCATGCGGGTAAAGAAAGATCTGGAAGCCTTACTGGGTACAGAGCTGATTATGGCCAATGATGCCAACTGCTTTGCCCTGGCCGAAGCAAAGATGGGTGTGGTCAACAAGGAGTTACCGAATGCAAAAGTAGTGTTTGGAGTCATTTTGGGAACCGGCGTAGGCGGCGGAGTAGTGGTGAATGGCCAGGTCATTAATGGACACCATGGCATCGGGGGTGAATGGGGACACAATGAGCTCCCCGGTTTTCAGGGCCGGCAGTGCTTTTGTGGTAAATCCGGAGACAATGAAAGTATACTGTCCGGGCCCGCTCTGGAGTGGTATTATGAGTCGCGAACGGGCGTGAAGAAGCCGCTAAAGGACATTGTATGTGATGCCAGAGCTGGTGTGGATAGCATAGCAGTAGATACGTTGCACAGGCTCATGCAGGGTTTTGGTAAGGCAGTGAGTTTGGTAATCAACATACTGGATCCAGATGTGATCGTGATAGGAGGCGGCGTAGGCAATGTAGACGAACTCTACACTGAGGGTAAGGCAGCCATTGCTCAATATGTGTTCAACAATGAATTTAATGCACCGGTGCTCAAGCCATCTCTGGGAGATAGTGCGGGAGTTTTTGGCGCGGCACTTTTAGTAAATAATTAA
- a CDS encoding alpha-L-fucosidase: MKKATNYLLVALILIGSACQQKAKEESQAEEVAAISDDERMAWWRDAKFGMFIHWGAYAVPGGERNGEVCKGGAEWIMDKLDYTIEDYENQVVANFNPTQFDAKKWVGMAKDAGMKYIVITSKHHDGFCLWDSEVTDYDIMDSSPFKRDIIKELSVACKEAGIKFCFYHSIVDWHHPQAQAPLYPNYNAGQKDQSVFNPEFPKYYENYLKPQVKELLTNYGDVGVVWFDGDWIPDYTTEMGKEMYNMILEMQPRTIVNNRVDKGRNGMEGMDKEGNFAGDFGTPEQEIPATGIDEDWESCMTMNGSWGYKPSDTNWKSSEDLIQKLVDIVSKGGNFLLNIGPDPQGLFPPESVERLSDMGDWIDVNGEALYGASASPYDRPEWGRYTAKDGVIYAHVFDWPEDGVLKINSEIKVKKASLLADNTQVLSFDESGIALPAEAVDGAVSVIMIEL; this comes from the coding sequence ATGAAGAAAGCAACAAATTACTTATTGGTAGCTCTGATACTCATTGGATCTGCCTGTCAGCAAAAGGCAAAGGAAGAGAGTCAGGCGGAAGAAGTGGCAGCCATTAGTGACGATGAACGAATGGCCTGGTGGCGTGATGCCAAATTCGGAATGTTTATTCACTGGGGTGCGTATGCCGTACCTGGTGGTGAGCGCAATGGCGAGGTTTGCAAGGGCGGTGCAGAATGGATCATGGACAAGCTGGATTACACCATTGAGGACTATGAAAACCAAGTGGTAGCCAACTTCAATCCGACCCAGTTTGATGCTAAAAAATGGGTGGGCATGGCCAAAGATGCTGGTATGAAATACATTGTGATCACCTCGAAGCACCACGATGGATTTTGCTTGTGGGATTCAGAAGTGACGGACTATGACATCATGGACTCCTCCCCATTCAAGCGGGACATCATCAAAGAACTATCGGTAGCTTGTAAGGAAGCCGGTATCAAATTTTGCTTCTACCACTCCATCGTGGATTGGCATCACCCACAGGCGCAGGCTCCTTTGTACCCGAATTACAATGCCGGGCAGAAAGATCAATCTGTCTTTAATCCTGAATTCCCTAAATACTATGAAAACTACTTAAAGCCACAGGTGAAGGAATTGCTCACCAATTATGGAGACGTAGGTGTGGTGTGGTTTGATGGGGACTGGATTCCGGATTACACCACTGAGATGGGCAAAGAGATGTACAATATGATATTGGAGATGCAGCCTCGTACGATTGTCAATAATCGGGTGGACAAAGGCCGGAATGGAATGGAAGGCATGGACAAAGAAGGAAATTTTGCCGGAGATTTTGGTACGCCTGAGCAGGAGATACCTGCTACAGGTATTGATGAAGACTGGGAATCGTGCATGACGATGAATGGTTCGTGGGGCTATAAGCCATCAGATACCAACTGGAAGAGTAGCGAGGACCTGATCCAGAAGTTGGTGGATATCGTGTCAAAAGGTGGAAATTTCCTACTCAACATTGGTCCTGACCCTCAGGGATTGTTTCCTCCAGAGAGTGTGGAACGACTCAGCGACATGGGCGATTGGATAGATGTCAATGGAGAAGCCCTGTATGGAGCAAGCGCTAGTCCGTATGACCGACCTGAGTGGGGACGATACACAGCCAAAGACGGTGTGATCTATGCGCATGTGTTTGATTGGCCGGAGGATGGAGTCCTAAAGATCAATTCAGAGATTAAGGTAAAAAAAGCTTCACTTTTGGCCGATAACACCCAGGTTTTATCATTTGATGAGTCTGGCATTGCCTTGCCTGCGGAGGCCGTAGATGGCGCGGTTTCTGTTATTATGATTGAGCTTTAG
- a CDS encoding DUF1961 family protein, translating into MKISIVVLTLMLLGCTTGSQKESSSEPWVEVFSDSCTGDWTDQWFLDGELATIENSREGMTFSAGPVNRDDAHHAVLWTKSSFEGDVKIEYDYTRTDEQEINVNILFIQATGIGEGEFGKDITEWADYRRVPTMSKYWLNMNTIHVSYAAFPMVNEDPGNDYLRVRRYPANSKETFGETEVPPAYERTGLFLPGKTYHLTWTKTKDELTLRVAGDDRDKTYEWDLSGTKPVTEGRIGLRHMFTRSARYKNFKVFTKQ; encoded by the coding sequence ATGAAAATAAGCATAGTGGTTTTGACTCTAATGCTCTTGGGGTGTACCACCGGATCACAGAAGGAAAGTAGTTCCGAACCGTGGGTGGAGGTATTTTCAGATTCCTGTACCGGAGACTGGACTGACCAATGGTTTTTGGATGGTGAGCTGGCCACCATCGAAAACTCCAGAGAGGGGATGACTTTCAGTGCCGGCCCTGTAAACCGGGATGATGCCCACCATGCGGTACTTTGGACTAAATCGTCTTTTGAGGGCGATGTAAAGATCGAATATGACTACACCCGGACCGATGAGCAGGAGATCAACGTGAACATCTTGTTTATTCAGGCCACCGGAATTGGTGAGGGTGAGTTTGGCAAGGACATCACCGAGTGGGCGGACTATCGCAGGGTGCCAACCATGAGCAAATACTGGCTCAATATGAATACCATTCACGTCAGCTATGCCGCTTTTCCAATGGTCAACGAAGATCCTGGCAACGATTACCTGCGTGTGCGACGCTATCCGGCCAACAGCAAGGAAACCTTCGGGGAGACGGAAGTACCTCCGGCATATGAACGAACGGGGTTGTTTTTGCCGGGCAAAACTTATCACCTCACCTGGACCAAAACGAAGGATGAGTTAACCCTTCGTGTGGCTGGGGATGATCGTGATAAAACCTATGAATGGGACTTGTCTGGTACAAAGCCAGTGACAGAGGGTAGAATAGGGTTGCGACACATGTTTACCCGGTCTGCACGATACAAGAATTTTAAAGTATTTACTAAGCAGTAA
- a CDS encoding sulfatase has protein sequence MMKIRFLQVAIGVLVLYACSPQKEEVQSPKRPNILFIMSDDHAYQAISAYGSELIETPNIDRLANEGMRFSNATVTNSICAPSRATILTGKHTHINGKIDNLMPFDTTQVTFPQIFQANGYQTAMFGKLHFGNNPKGVDDFMILPGQGYYLNPDFNTPSGDTTIMGYVTDVITDLTLTWLKEKRDEEKPFMMMYMHKAPHRPWWPRPDKFAEFTKKQFPEPESLFDDYKNRGTAAKTAEMNLLTHMMYSHDSKIRPELVEKMGDKASPKVEEFENGFYGPYGRATEEQKALYDPILDSINSWFEQNWPSLTDEEKMKWKYQRYMQDYLGCISSVDDNVGRVLDYLDESGLAENTIVVYTSDQGFYLGEHGWFDKRFIYDESFKTPLMVRWPGTVKAGTVETEMVQNLDFAQTLLSAAGITPPSDMQGESLMPLLVGDKEKWDRDAVYYHYYEYPSVHMVKRHYGIVTEEYKLAHFYFDVDEWELYDRLNDSKEMNNVIDDPAYAEVVDELKAKLTELRVKYKDSPELDSLFIEKYRSLQVEKGNDFW, from the coding sequence ATGATGAAAATTCGATTTTTACAAGTGGCAATTGGTGTTTTGGTACTGTATGCTTGCAGTCCTCAAAAAGAGGAGGTTCAATCCCCAAAGCGGCCAAACATTCTATTCATCATGTCAGATGACCATGCTTACCAAGCCATCAGTGCTTATGGAAGTGAGCTCATCGAAACACCCAACATTGACCGACTGGCCAATGAAGGTATGCGCTTTAGCAATGCCACAGTGACCAACTCTATCTGTGCACCATCACGAGCGACGATCCTCACAGGAAAACATACCCACATCAATGGCAAGATTGATAACCTCATGCCATTTGATACTACTCAGGTGACCTTTCCTCAGATTTTTCAAGCCAATGGATACCAAACTGCCATGTTTGGTAAACTTCACTTTGGCAACAACCCCAAAGGAGTCGATGATTTCATGATCCTCCCAGGTCAGGGTTATTACCTCAATCCGGATTTTAATACTCCGTCAGGTGATACTACCATCATGGGCTATGTCACCGATGTGATTACCGACCTGACATTGACCTGGCTCAAAGAGAAGCGTGATGAGGAGAAACCTTTCATGATGATGTACATGCACAAGGCTCCGCACCGTCCGTGGTGGCCAAGGCCTGATAAGTTTGCAGAGTTCACCAAGAAGCAGTTTCCAGAGCCGGAAAGTCTTTTTGATGATTATAAAAACCGGGGAACTGCGGCTAAAACTGCGGAGATGAACCTACTCACGCACATGATGTACAGCCACGATAGTAAAATCAGACCAGAGCTTGTGGAGAAGATGGGTGACAAGGCTTCACCTAAAGTAGAGGAGTTTGAAAATGGATTTTATGGCCCGTATGGCAGAGCCACTGAGGAGCAGAAAGCTTTGTACGACCCTATTCTTGATTCTATCAATAGCTGGTTTGAGCAAAACTGGCCTTCGCTTACGGATGAGGAAAAAATGAAGTGGAAGTACCAGCGCTACATGCAGGATTATCTCGGATGTATTTCTTCTGTAGATGACAATGTGGGTCGGGTGTTGGATTACCTGGATGAAAGTGGTCTAGCCGAAAACACCATCGTCGTTTATACTTCCGATCAGGGTTTTTACCTTGGTGAGCACGGCTGGTTTGATAAGCGATTCATCTATGACGAGTCGTTCAAAACCCCGCTGATGGTTCGCTGGCCCGGCACAGTGAAAGCAGGCACAGTGGAAACTGAGATGGTGCAGAATCTCGATTTTGCACAAACATTACTGAGTGCGGCAGGCATTACTCCACCATCGGATATGCAGGGCGAGAGTTTGATGCCACTGCTGGTTGGTGACAAAGAAAAGTGGGACCGTGATGCGGTTTATTATCACTATTATGAATACCCAAGTGTACACATGGTGAAGCGTCATTATGGGATTGTCACCGAAGAATACAAATTGGCTCATTTCTATTTTGATGTGGATGAGTGGGAGCTGTATGATCGCCTCAATGACTCAAAGGAAATGAACAATGTCATTGACGATCCTGCCTATGCAGAAGTAGTCGATGAGTTGAAAGCCAAGCTCACCGAACTGCGTGTGAAATACAAGGACTCTCCAGAGCTTGACAGCCTGTTTATTGAGAAGTACAGAAGTTTGCAGGTAGAGAAAGGCAATGATTTCTGGTAG
- a CDS encoding polysaccharide lyase family 7 protein: protein MGECKLQAPTSSTMATQSDIINGFTNSNFYVADGDKVAFNQSGGSQRTELRDLRNWDLTVNDQQLFGRIDIVQQTCDQVTVMQIHDDANAGNGPNKPLLRIYKHQTKSPVNHIWAAIKTDAGGQATTHIDLGADPGGYFDCEIQLVGGNMIIKFQGVEKVNMDVSYWDWPSYWKAGVYLQDNGEATAHFDELYEGSGGGTGNSAPSVSITSPSNGATFNNGDNVSISANAADSDGSVSQVEFFVNGSSVGVDTSSPYSINWTIGVGSYDITAVATDNASASTTSSVVSVTGTSSGPATNTYVSAIVTGTQGAGKGKKHGTATVTILDNNGSAVANATVTGTFSGTFNETVSGSTDSNGTVELVTSSTAKGGVSVNLCVDDVTHASLVYNSSLNVVTCAGASARLGGPLDESKKDVALGIYPNPTFSSFTLDIMLDKESFFDGRLLGMDGRVLRRIEPHILSQGNHQLQVDVDGLKKGVYFFEYTLDGKTQTSRIIKR from the coding sequence ATGGGAGAATGTAAATTGCAGGCCCCCACAAGCTCTACAATGGCTACTCAGTCGGATATCATTAACGGCTTCACGAATAGCAATTTTTATGTTGCCGATGGCGATAAAGTGGCTTTTAATCAATCAGGAGGGAGTCAGCGAACAGAGCTCCGAGACCTCAGAAACTGGGACCTTACGGTAAATGATCAGCAGCTATTCGGTAGGATAGATATCGTACAGCAGACCTGCGATCAGGTGACTGTGATGCAAATTCATGATGACGCCAATGCGGGTAATGGTCCTAATAAACCGCTTTTGCGCATTTACAAGCATCAGACAAAATCTCCTGTAAATCACATATGGGCTGCTATCAAAACTGATGCCGGTGGACAAGCCACGACTCACATCGATCTGGGTGCAGATCCAGGTGGGTATTTTGATTGTGAAATTCAGTTAGTAGGTGGAAATATGATCATCAAATTTCAGGGTGTGGAAAAGGTCAATATGGATGTTTCTTACTGGGACTGGCCAAGTTACTGGAAAGCCGGTGTTTACCTGCAGGACAATGGTGAGGCCACTGCCCACTTTGATGAGTTGTATGAAGGTTCTGGTGGAGGAACCGGAAATAGTGCTCCTTCGGTAAGTATCACATCGCCATCCAATGGCGCCACATTCAACAATGGTGACAATGTATCCATATCGGCCAATGCTGCTGATAGCGACGGGTCTGTTTCCCAGGTAGAGTTTTTTGTGAATGGTAGCAGTGTTGGTGTAGATACTTCTAGTCCTTATTCCATCAACTGGACCATCGGTGTTGGTTCTTATGACATCACCGCGGTAGCTACGGACAATGCATCTGCTTCGACAACTTCAAGTGTGGTAAGTGTTACCGGGACTAGCTCCGGGCCAGCCACGAATACCTATGTTTCTGCCATTGTCACTGGGACGCAAGGAGCGGGCAAGGGAAAGAAGCATGGAACGGCTACGGTTACCATTTTGGATAACAATGGGAGTGCGGTTGCGAATGCTACCGTCACCGGTACATTCTCTGGTACTTTTAACGAAACTGTCTCAGGTTCGACGGATTCCAATGGAACAGTCGAACTTGTAACCTCTTCAACAGCAAAGGGTGGCGTATCGGTAAACTTATGTGTGGATGACGTCACTCACGCTTCATTGGTATATAACAGCTCGCTCAATGTCGTGACATGTGCAGGGGCTTCTGCACGATTGGGTGGCCCTCTCGATGAGTCGAAAAAGGATGTGGCACTTGGTATATATCCGAATCCAACTTTCTCATCATTTACGCTGGATATTATGCTGGATAAAGAAAGCTTCTTCGATGGCCGACTGTTAGGAATGGACGGTAGAGTATTGAGAAGAATTGAACCGCATATTTTGAGTCAGGGTAATCACCAGTTGCAAGTGGATGTGGATGGTTTGAAAAAGGGTGTCTATTTCTTTGAATATACGCTCGATGGTAAGACCCAAACAAGCAGAATTATTAAGCGCTAA
- a CDS encoding sulfatase, giving the protein MQNLYKTNTAAFIAMSFLVLFSACTPKEKPVDSRPNILFIMSDDHAYQAISAYSDHLIQTPNIDRLANEGILFKNACVTNSICAPSRATILTGKHTHINGKIDNLSAFDTTQVTFPQLFQEAGYQTAMFGKLHFGNNPKGVDDFMILPGQGDYLNPDFITPRGDTTIMGYVTDIITDLTLNWLKEKRNPEKPFLMMYLHKAPHRNWWPRGDKFQKYSKMTFPEPETLFDDYKNRGTAAKTAEMNILKHMKYNSDSKVRHETTDRMGEVLPVVPGNQTWGYKTYARMTDKQKAEYDNVLDSISDYFETNWPTMTDEEKISWKYQRYMQDYLACIESVDENVGRVLDYLDESGLAENTMVIYTSDQGFYLGEHGWFDKRFIYDESFKTPLLIRWPNKITPGTTNEEMVQNLDFAQTFLEAAYINAPGDMQGESLMPLLTGGDSLWTRDAVYYHFYEYPSVHMVKRHYGIVTKEFKLVHFYYDVDEWELYDRLKDPKEMKNVINDPAYTDQVADLKARLARLRLKYKDSQELDKKFVKLAEDRQVKK; this is encoded by the coding sequence ATGCAAAACTTATACAAGACCAACACCGCGGCTTTTATCGCAATGTCCTTTTTAGTGCTCTTTAGTGCCTGCACGCCGAAGGAGAAACCTGTGGATTCCAGACCCAATATCCTCTTCATCATGTCAGATGATCACGCCTATCAGGCCATCAGCGCTTATAGCGATCATTTGATTCAAACACCTAATATTGATCGGCTAGCCAATGAGGGCATTTTGTTCAAAAATGCCTGCGTGACCAATTCCATTTGTGCACCTTCACGAGCCACCATCCTTACCGGAAAGCACACACACATCAATGGGAAAATTGACAATTTATCGGCCTTCGATACCACACAGGTGACCTTCCCACAGTTATTTCAGGAAGCAGGTTATCAGACCGCCATGTTCGGAAAGCTACATTTTGGAAACAACCCTAAAGGAGTGGATGATTTTATGATTCTTCCGGGTCAGGGAGATTACCTGAACCCTGATTTCATTACTCCACGAGGAGATACCACCATTATGGGATATGTCACGGACATTATCACGGATCTGACGCTCAACTGGCTAAAGGAAAAACGCAATCCTGAAAAGCCATTTTTGATGATGTATCTGCACAAGGCACCTCATCGAAATTGGTGGCCCAGAGGAGATAAGTTTCAGAAGTATTCCAAAATGACTTTTCCGGAACCGGAAACATTGTTCGACGACTACAAAAACAGAGGAACAGCGGCCAAAACTGCTGAGATGAACATCCTGAAGCACATGAAATACAACAGCGACAGTAAAGTGCGACACGAAACGACGGATCGCATGGGAGAAGTGCTGCCTGTGGTGCCCGGGAATCAGACATGGGGCTATAAAACCTATGCGCGGATGACGGATAAGCAAAAAGCAGAATATGACAATGTGCTTGATTCCATCTCCGACTACTTTGAGACGAACTGGCCCACCATGACGGATGAGGAGAAAATCAGCTGGAAATACCAGCGCTACATGCAGGATTATCTGGCATGCATAGAGTCGGTCGACGAAAATGTGGGAAGGGTGCTTGACTACCTCGATGAAAGCGGGTTGGCCGAGAATACCATGGTCATCTACACCTCTGATCAGGGGTTTTACCTGGGCGAGCATGGGTGGTTCGATAAGCGCTTCATCTATGATGAGTCTTTCAAGACACCCTTGCTGATCCGTTGGCCCAATAAAATTACTCCCGGAACGACCAATGAAGAAATGGTTCAAAACCTCGACTTTGCGCAAACCTTTCTGGAAGCTGCCTACATAAATGCCCCTGGGGATATGCAGGGTGAGAGTTTGATGCCTTTGCTCACCGGAGGCGATTCATTATGGACGAGAGATGCGGTCTATTATCACTTTTATGAATACCCATCCGTGCACATGGTGAAGCGTCATTATGGTATAGTGACCAAAGAATTTAAGCTCGTTCATTTTTACTACGATGTAGATGAGTGGGAGCTGTACGACCGTTTGAAAGATCCCAAGGAAATGAAGAATGTGATCAACGATCCGGCGTACACGGATCAGGTAGCTGACCTGAAAGCAAGGTTGGCGAGGTTGAGATTAAAGTATAAGGATTCTCAGGAACTAGACAAAAAGTTTGTGAAGTTGGCGGAAGACAGACAGGTAAAGAAATAG
- a CDS encoding heparinase II/III family protein produces MKFPYFITLLCSAFLLVQCSQEPSEKEKALDIGEYLSLVQGDTIHPNARQLALLKEVVPQEAYQPAPAYTDRSYWVAFGSTDLGKYYLKEADELIDRSPEVPISDEIYRRANKEGNRGIYKPRYYRTMDRLEKYILAECMLNDGRYLKPIEEHIRAIMAMKSWLHPNHDDDENTVLEGKRVHIDLGARKFGLVLALADAVLEDKLSDELRVEINGQLRWRITDSYLQSTKELKPKSNNWIRSTSNWNSVCTSGSLFTIIVSSDDYDERVQAIGSAINSMKYYLSGFGEDGYCSEGTGYWSYGFGHYLYLAEILHDYTDGKINLFEFNDPEKLRRVANFPEVFQIHPGLYSPFSDGVTRVKKESDNFAYLMATKYYGAQKSSYFKPDEAVKSIVLGADYKKYISEEPLPVALPSVTYFEDYGVVISRGQQEVPFSISIKAGHNNENHNHMDVGSYIIAYGEEILAGDIGAPSYIAGAFSDDNPARSSWGHPVPRIDGTLQSKGREFKGKVLEANFTDEKDQVVMDLLTAYEIPYLNTLIRTVQNDKSGVGKITVTDQFSAGKPVTFGTAIMTLADYEVVGEKTVILTENGMKVKAEVSSSDGELQILDELVPVEHLREGAPAYRIGVDFKDSITKGTITVTYSPLSE; encoded by the coding sequence ATGAAATTCCCATACTTTATAACACTGCTCTGTTCTGCCTTTCTTTTAGTGCAGTGCTCGCAAGAGCCTTCCGAGAAGGAAAAAGCACTGGATATCGGAGAGTATCTTTCCCTGGTGCAAGGCGATACCATTCATCCTAATGCTAGGCAATTGGCACTGTTGAAGGAGGTAGTGCCCCAAGAGGCTTATCAGCCAGCACCTGCTTATACAGATCGCTCGTATTGGGTGGCCTTTGGCTCCACTGATTTGGGTAAGTATTACCTCAAGGAAGCTGATGAACTGATAGATCGTTCGCCAGAGGTGCCGATTAGCGATGAGATATACAGAAGAGCCAATAAAGAAGGCAACCGGGGCATCTACAAGCCGAGATATTACCGAACCATGGATCGGCTTGAAAAATACATACTGGCGGAGTGCATGCTCAATGACGGCCGCTACCTCAAACCAATAGAAGAGCATATCAGGGCGATCATGGCGATGAAGTCCTGGCTTCACCCCAATCACGATGATGATGAAAATACGGTACTCGAAGGCAAGCGGGTGCATATTGATTTGGGTGCCAGAAAGTTTGGTTTGGTGCTGGCACTGGCTGATGCTGTACTGGAGGATAAATTATCTGATGAATTACGGGTGGAGATTAACGGGCAACTGCGCTGGAGAATTACCGATTCCTATCTGCAATCTACCAAAGAGCTGAAGCCGAAAAGTAACAACTGGATCAGGAGCACGAGCAACTGGAATTCTGTGTGTACCAGTGGTTCACTTTTTACCATAATCGTTTCTTCGGATGACTATGACGAACGCGTACAGGCCATAGGTAGCGCGATCAATAGTATGAAATATTATCTGTCCGGTTTTGGAGAGGATGGCTATTGCTCTGAGGGAACAGGCTATTGGAGTTATGGCTTTGGGCACTACCTCTACCTGGCAGAGATCCTTCACGATTATACTGATGGTAAAATCAACTTGTTCGAATTTAATGATCCGGAAAAACTTCGACGAGTGGCCAATTTTCCGGAAGTTTTTCAAATTCATCCCGGGCTCTATTCACCGTTTTCTGATGGTGTCACACGGGTTAAAAAAGAAAGTGACAATTTCGCTTATCTCATGGCCACCAAATACTACGGTGCACAAAAATCCAGTTACTTCAAGCCTGATGAGGCAGTTAAGTCTATCGTTTTGGGTGCTGACTACAAGAAGTACATTTCCGAAGAACCATTACCTGTTGCCCTGCCTTCGGTGACGTATTTTGAGGATTATGGCGTGGTGATTTCACGCGGACAGCAAGAAGTGCCGTTTTCTATATCGATTAAAGCCGGGCACAACAATGAAAACCACAACCACATGGATGTGGGAAGCTATATAATAGCGTATGGAGAGGAAATTTTGGCAGGGGATATTGGAGCGCCTTCATACATCGCCGGGGCCTTTTCTGATGATAACCCGGCACGCAGCTCCTGGGGGCACCCCGTACCGCGCATTGATGGCACCCTTCAGTCAAAGGGAAGGGAGTTTAAAGGGAAGGTGCTGGAAGCGAACTTTACGGATGAGAAAGATCAGGTTGTGATGGATTTACTTACTGCTTATGAAATTCCTTACCTGAATACCTTGATACGAACTGTCCAAAATGACAAGTCCGGTGTTGGAAAAATAACGGTTACCGATCAATTCTCAGCAGGCAAACCTGTGACCTTCGGCACGGCCATCATGACCCTGGCCGATTATGAAGTGGTAGGTGAGAAAACCGTGATCCTGACGGAAAATGGAATGAAAGTAAAAGCAGAAGTAAGCAGCTCTGATGGTGAACTACAAATTTTGGATGAGTTGGTGCCTGTAGAGCATTTGCGAGAAGGAGCCCCTGCCTATCGAATTGGAGTGGATTTCAAGGATTCAATAACTAAAGGTACCATCACAGTGACTTATAGCCCTTTGTCAGAATGA